The DNA region GCCTCCGTGAGGAGCGCGCGCAGGTCGAGCATCCGTACGGCGCCCCCGCGCGCGACGCCGCGGACCGCGCGTTCGGCGTCGTCGTCGGCGAACGCGCCCCACGCGCACAGCGCCACCCGCCCGCCGGGGACGAGCACGCGTGCCCACTCGGCGAGCGCGGCCGGCACGTCGGCGACCCGATGGGAGGCGCCGCAGACGACCTTCGCCGCGCTCTCCCCGGCGAGCGGCAGGCGGGTGGGCGCGCCGCGTACCCAGCGGACGGCGGAGGGGCGGCGGTCGCGGGCGTACGTCAGCAGGCCCTCGTCGGCGTCGACGCCGTAGACCCGGCCCGTCTCCCCCGCCGCCGCGCCGAGCGGGTGGGTGAGCAGCCCGGCGCCGCAGCAGACGTCCACGACGGTCTCGCCCGTACGCACCCCGGCGAGCGCCAGCAGCGTCGCGGCGACGGGGAGGAGCGACGGGCTGACCAGCGCGGCGCGCGCGGCGGCTTCGGCCCGCATGTCCCTCCTCGCGTCGCGGCGCGCGGGTGCGCGCAGGTGACAGGATGCCGCCCCGGCGACGGCAGCGGGAGGTGACCGGCTCGTGCGGTGGTGTTCGTGGACCGGCGAGGAGGGCGGGACGGGGCGGCTCGGCGCGCTCCGTGAGCGCGACGGCGAGGAGTGGCTGCTCGACGTCGCGAGCTGGGCGGCGAGCCGCGAGGCGACCGCGCCGGCCGACCTCGTGGACCTGCTGGAGGCGAGCGAGGCGACCCAGCAGCGGGTCACCGAGCTGGTCGAGACCGCGAACGACGACTCCCCCGGCTGGCTCCGCCCGGCGTCCGTACGGATGCTGGCGCCGTTGCGCGCCCCGAACTCGCTGCGCGACTTCCTCGCGTTCCGCGACCACGTCGAGCGCGGCGCGGCCCGGCGCGGCACGACCGTCCCCGAGCCGTGGGACCGGCTGCCCGTCTACTACAAGGGCAACCGCCGCTCCATCTCCGGCGACGGCGACGAGGTGGCGTGGCCGTCGTACACCGAGCGCCTCGACTACGAGTGCGAGATCGCGGCGGTCGTCGGCCGCGGCGGGCGCGATCTGTCCGAGGACGACGCGCGGGCGGCGATCTTCGGCTACGTCGTCATGAACGACTGGTCCGCCCGCGACATCCAGCGCGACGAGATGGCCTGCTGGCTGGGGCCGGCGAAGGCGAAGGACTTCAACACGTCGTTCGGCCCGGTGCTCGTCACCGCGGACGAGTGGGATCCCGAGGACGACCACGAGATGACCGTCACGGTGGACGCCGAGGTCTGGTCGCGCGGGACGACGGCAGGGCGGCGGTGGACGTTCGCGCAGATGCTCGCGCACGTCAGCCGCGACGAGGACGTCTACCCGACGGACGTGCTCGGGTCGGGCACGTTCGGCGGTGGGTGCGGCCTCGACATCGACCGCTGGCTCGCCCCGGGCCAGACGGTCACGCTCGCCGTCGAGGGCCTCGGCACCCTCACGAACCGCGTCGTCCGCTGACGGCGGCGGTCAGTACCGCTCGTACCGCCGCCGCGACGCGCTCCTGTCGGCGTGCTCGACGGTGCGGTAGTCGGTGAGCCGCCCGCCCCACCGCGCCATCGGCGTGTCCGCCACCACGGCCAGCGCGACAAGCGCGAGAACGAGCGCGAGCGGAACGTAGACGCCCGGTCGCGGCCCCCAAGGCGGCACGACGGACGCGTAGAGGACGCCGAAGGCCACGGCCAGCGCGCCGACGACGACCGTCGTCCGTGTCCACGACGGCGCGTATGCCGCGCTGACCACCGGCCGCGCCGCCACCAGCGCGAACACCACCGCCGCCGCGAACGCCCCGCCCCACCACGACGACGGCACGACGACCGCCAGCACGCCGAAGGCCACCGCCGCGGTCACACCGGCCAGCCATCCCGCGTGCCGCGTCACCCGTCGACCAGGCCCATCCCGCGCGCCCACGAGGTCGTGTACGCCGGGTCCTCCGCCTCCTTCGCCTCGTTGCTCACGGACAGCGGCGCCGTGCACTCGACCATGACGGCCAGCTCCTCGGCCGTCTCCTTCGCCGCCGCCCGCTCCGCCGCGCCGGGCTGCGGCCCGTGCGGCGCGCCCTGCGGGTGCAGCGACAGCCACCCCTCGCCGATCCCCTTGCGCGAGAAGAAGTCGCCGCGGCTGTAGAAGATCACCTCGTCGTTGTCGACGTTGGCGTGGAAGAACGGCACCCGCAGCGACTCCGGGTCGGTCTCGAACGGCCGCGGGACGAACGTCGCCACGTCGAAGCGCCCGCACCGGAACGTCGTGTGCACCGACGGCGGCAGGTGGTACCGCGCCGACACCACCGGCCGGATGTCGGAGGTGTGCAGCCGGAACGGCGCCAGGTCGCCCGCCCACCCGACCGCCGTGAACGGGTTGTGCGGGTAGGTGAACGTCGTCCACGCGTGCAGCCGCTTCACACGTACGCGCCAGCTCCCGTCGCCGTCACCCGTCCAGTCCGCGGGCGGCTCGTCCCACGGCGTCGGCGTGACCAGCACCTTCGGGTCCACGACGGCGTGCCGTCCCATGAGCCCGAAGTCCGGCATCGTCACCGCGGCCGCCGACTCGATGACGAGGAGGAACGACTCCCCGCCGGACGGCACCCAGCGGTGCACCGTGCCCTTGGGGATGACGAGGTAGTCGCCGGCGTCGTACGGCAGCGGGCCGTAGTCGGTCTGCAGCACGCCCGAGCCGTGGTGCACGAACGCGATCTCGTCGCCGTCGGCGTTGCGCGAGGCGTACGGCACCGCCTCGGCCCGCCGGTCGACCCGGATGCGCAGGTCGTCGTTGTAGAGGACCTCGGTCTCCTCGCCGGAGAGGCGGTTGAGGTCGTACGCGCTCGGGCGCAGAGGCCCGTCCACGTCGACCCACGCTGTCGCGGGGATCGTGCGGTAGAGGTGCGACACCGGCCCCGCGAACGCCGCGCGGCCGTGCTCCTCCTCCGTCAGGTCCGCCGGGATGCCGACGTGGGTCGCCTTCGCGACGCGGCCCTTGCTCTCCATCACCATGCCGCGAATCGTACGGCGGCCCAGGGACAGGAAAGCCAGACCCTTCCGCCGATCTGTGGACAACAGCCGCCGATCGACACGGCCGTCCACAGATCGCGCGGCGGTCACTGTTTTTGTCACACCCCCTCTTTATGGTGATCCCATGACCGCGATCGACGAGCGTCCGGCGCTCGCCACCCTCAGCCCGTCACGGGGCAGCGACTTCAAGTCGTGCCCTCTGAAGTACCGGCTGCGCGTGGTGGACCGGCTGCCCGAGGCCCCCACGCGCGACGCCACGCGCGGGACGGTCGTGCACGCGGTCCTGGAGCAGCTGTTCGACCTGCCGGCGTCCGAGCGCACGATCGAGCGGGCGGGCGACCTCCTCGCACCCGCGTGGGAACGCATCGCGGCCGCCGAGCCCGACGTCGCCGCGCTGTTCGAGGCGGACGACCCCGACCTGGTCGCCTGGCTCGAGTCGGCGCGGGTGCTCCTCGGCAACTACTTCGCCCTCGAGGACCCGGCCCGCCTCGAGCCCGCGGAACGGGAGCTCTACGTCACCCACGAACTGCCCGAGCTGGGCGTACGCCTGCACGGCTACGTCGACCGCCTCGACCGATCGCCCACCGGGCGCGTCCGGGTCGTCGACTACAAGACGGGCAAGGCGCCCGGGGTGGCGTACGAGGCGAGCGCGCTGTTCCAGCTCAAGTTCTACGCGCTGCTGCTGTGGCGCTCCGAGGGGGTCATCCCCGAGGCGCTGCGGCTGATCTACCTGGGCGACGTCGTCACGGTCGACTACCGGCCCGACGAGGACGAGCTGCGCCGGTTCGAGCGCACGCTGGTCGCGCTGTGGCAGGCGATCAAGCGGGCCAACGACACCGGCGACTGGCGGCCGCGGCGGTCCGCGCTCTGCGGCTGGTGCAGCTTCCAGGCGTACTGCCCCGAGTTCGGCGGCACGATCCCCGACCTGCCACCGCCGCGGGCGGAGCCGGTCGCCGAGCCGGTGGCTCAGACAGGTCCGGAGAACGTCCCCGCGTAAGGCGTGACCTTCGTCACGACTTGTCGCGAGGGCTGCCCGGTGCACCCGGGTTCGCCCTGCTATGCCCGGCCGTCGCCGTGACGGACGGGAGGTATCGAAGGCGACGCCGTTCGACGCGCCGCCTACGCTCGGCGCCATGAGACGAGGAGGCACGACGATCGACGCGACCGCGACCCCAGGGACGACCACGACGAGCGCCGCCGCGCGCGCCGTCGGCGCGTCGAAGGTGTACGGCCACGGCGACACCCAGGTCACGGCGCTGCACGACGTGACGGTCGACTTCGAGCGCGGCCGCTTCACCGCGATCATGGGCCCGTCCGGCTCCGGCAAGTCGACGCTCATGCACTGCCTCGCCGGCCTCGACGACCTCAGCGCCGGCAAGGTCTACGTCGGCGACGTCGACCTCACGACCCTCGACGAACGCCGCCTCACGACGCTGCGCCGCGACAAGATCGGCTTCGTCTTCCAGGCGTTCAACCTCATCCCCACGCTGTCCGCGCTGGAGAACATCACGCTCCCCGCCGCCCTCGCGGGCCGCGAGCCGGACCGCGCCTGGCTCGACACGGTCATCGCGACCGTCGGCCTCGGCGACCGGCTCACCCACCGCCCCAGCGAGCTGTCGGGCGGCCAGCAGCAGCGCGTCGCCGTCGCGCGGGCGCTGGCCGGGCGGCCCGATATCGTGTTCGCCGACGAGCCCACCGGCAACCTCGACTCCCGCTCCGGCGCGGAGATCCTCAGCTTCGCGCGCCAGGCCGTCGACGACCTCGGCCAGACGATCGTCATGGTCACGCACGACCCGGGCGCGGCGGCGTACGCCGACCGCGTCGTCTTCCTCGCCGACGGCCGCATCGTCGACGAGCTGGCCGACCCCACGGCCGAGCGCGTCCTCGACCGGATGAAGAGCCTCGAGGGCTGATCCCGATGTTCCGGATCGCGCTCAAGGGCCTGCTGGCCCGCAAGCTACGGCTGTTCACGACGTCGCTCGCCGTCCTGCTCGGCGTCGCGTTCATGGCCGGCACGCTCGTGCTCACCGACACCATCGGCCGTACGTTCGACTCGATCTTCGCCGAGGCCACCGCCGGCACCGACGCCGTCGTCCGCGGCAAGTCCGCGATCAGTCTCGACTTCGGCACGCAGCGCGCCCGGGTCCCCGCGACCATCGTCGACACGGTGCGCGGCGTCGACGGCGTGGCCGACGCCGAGGGGCTGGTCGAGGGGTACGCCCAGATCGTCGGCCGCGACGGCAAGGCCGTGGGCGACCCGGGTCAGGGCGCGCCGACGTTCGGCCGCAACTGGCTGACCGTCCCCGCGCTCAACCCGTTCCGCCTCGTGGAGGGCGACCCCCCTGCCGCCGACGACGAGGTCGTGCTCGACCGGTTCACCGCGGGCGAGGCGGGCGTCGGCATCGGTGACACCGCGACCGTGCTCGTGGAGAAGGGCCCGCAGCGGGTCAGGGTGGTCGGCATCGCGACGTTCGGCGACGCCGACGGCAGCGGCGGCCCGACGCACGTCATGTGGACCGGCGCCGCCGCGCAGCGTCTCGTCGGCGAGCCCGGTTCGTACGACTCCGTCGCCGCGGTCGCCGACCCCGGCGTCAGCCAGGAGGCGCTGCGCGACAGGCTCGCCGCCGCGGTGCCCGGCGACACCGAGGTCATCACCGGCGAGGAGCTCACCGAGGAGAACCAGTCGATCGTCCGCAAGGCGCTCGGCTTCTTCAGCACGTTCCTGCTGACGTTCGCGATCGTCGCGCTGCTCGTCGGGTCGTTCATGATCCACAACACGTTCACGATCATCGTGGCGCAGCGCGGCCGCGAGATGGCGCTCATGCGCGCCGTCGGCGCCAGCCGCCGCCAGGTGCTCACCGGCGTGCTCATGGAGGCCGTCGCGGTCGGGCTGCTGGCGTCGGTGCTCGGCATGTTCGCGGGCATCGGCATCGCCGCCGGGCTCAAGGGCGTGCTGGCGGGGTTCGGCATCGACATTCCCGCGGGCGGCATCGTGTTCACCGCCAAGACGGCGGTCATGTCGCTCATCGCCGGTCTCGGCGTCAGCGTGGCGTCGGCGTACTTCCCCGCGCGCCGCGCGTCCAAGGTGCCGCCGGTCGCGGCCATGCGCGACCTCGCGTTCGAGCACACCGGCGGCTCCCGGCGGCGCACGATCGTCGGCGCGACGATCACCGCGATCGGGGCGCTGCTGCTCTTCAACGGCCTGTTCGGCGACGCAGGCAACGCCCTCGCCAACGTCGGCGCCGGCGCGGTCGTCATCTTCTTCGGCGTCGCCGTGCTCGGGCCGGTGTTCGCCAGGCCGGTCAGCAGGCTCATCGGCGCGCCGCTCCCCCGCCTGCGCGGCGTCACGGGCCGCCTCGCCCGCGAGAACGCCATGCGCAACCCCAAGCGCACGGCCTCCACCGCCGCCGCGCTCATGATCGGCGTCGGGCTCGTCGGGTTCATCACGATCTTCGCCGCGTCGGCCAAGACCTCGATCAACGAGAGCATCGACAAGGCGTTCACCGGCGACTTCGTCGTCGACAGCGGGACGTTCGGGTTCGGCGGCCTCAGCCCCGAGCTGGCCGCCTCGCTCAAGAAGCTGCCCGAGGTACGCGCCGCGGCCGGGTTCCGCATGGGCCAGGCGAAGATCGACGGCGGCACGCGCTACCTCGGCGCCGTCGACCCGGAGGAGTTCGGGCAGATCATCGACCTCGACATCGCCGAGGGCAGCTTCGAGGACCTGCGCGGCGACACATTTGCCGTCGACACCGCCACCGCGCGCGACCAGAAGTGGAAGGTCGGCACCGAGGTCCCCGCGCAGTTCGCGCACACCGGCGACAAGACGTTGCGGCTCGCCGCGATCTACCGGCGGGTCGACGCGGGCGGGCAGTACCTCCTGCCGCTGGAGACGTACGCCGCCAACTTCGGCCAGCAGTTCGACGCGCGCGTGTTCGTCAGCAGGGCCGAGGGCGTCACCCCCGAGGCCGCAAGGAAGGCCGTCGAGGCGGTCACCGCCGCGTACCCCAACGCCACGCTGCAGGACCAGACGGAGTTCAAGGAGGCGCAGTCCGCGCAGATCAACCAGATGCTCGGGCTGATCTACGTGATGCTCGCGCTCGCCATCGTCATAGCGTTCCTCGGGATCATGAACACCCTCGCCTTGTCGATATTCGAGCGCACCCGCGAGCTCGGCCTGCTCCGCGCCGTCGGGATGACCCGCCGCCAGCTGCGGTCGGCGGTGCGGTGGGAGGCCGTCATCATCGCGCTGTTCGGGACGCTGCTCGGGCTGGTCGTCGGGCTGTTCTTCGGCTGGTCGCTGGTGCAGGCGCTCAAGGACAGCGGCATCCACAAGCTGACGGTGCCGACCGGGCAGCTGCTGTTCATCGTGCTCATCGGCGCGCTCGCCGGCGTGGCGGCGGCGGCGCTGCCGGGCAGGCGCGCGGCGCGGCTCGACGTGCTCAAGGCGATCACGACGGAGTGACCTCGCGGCGGGGCTGCGGCACACTGGGGCACGAACGACCCCGCGTCATGCCCAAGGAGCCCGCGATGCCGTCGATCCTGCCGTCGAACCGCCCCGAGCTGCAGTACCTCTCGATGCCGACGTTCGCGAACGTCGAGGAGGAACGGCTGCACCGCAAGCAGCGGCTGGCCGCGGGGTTCCGCCTGTTCTCGAAGTTCGGCTTCGAAGAGGGCATCGCCGGCCACATCACGGCGCGCGACCCCGAGTTCCCCGACCACTTCTGGGTCAACCCGTTCGCGATGCCGTTCTCGCAGATCCGGGTCAGCGACCTGATCCTCGTCAACCACGAGGGCGAGGTCGTCGACGGCAAGCACCCGGTCAACGCCGCCGCGTTCGCCATCCACTCGCAGGTGCACGCCGCCCGCCCCGACTGTGTCGCGGCCGCGCACTCGCACTCGATCCACGGCAAGGCGTTCAGCGCGCTCGGCATGGAGCTGGAGCCGATCACGCAGGACGTGACGGCGTTCTACGGCCACCACGCGCTGTTCGACGACTACACCGGCGTCGTCCTCGACGTCGAGGAGGGCAAGCGCATCGCGCACGCCCTCGGTGACAACAAGGCCGTCATCCTCCGCAACCACGGCCTGCTCACCGTCGGGACGACGGTCGACGCGGCGGTGTGGTGGTTCGTGACGATGGAGCGCTCCTGCCAGGCGCAGCTGCTCGCCATGGCCGCCGGGCCGCGGGTGCTCATCGACGCCGACCAGGCGGGCAAGACGCACAAGCAGGTCGGCAGCGAGATCGCCGGGTGGATCTCGTTCCAGCCGCTGTACGCCCGCATCGTCCGCGAGCAGCCCGACCTCCTCGACTGATGGCGAGGACCTGGCCCCGCGACCGCCGTCCGGCGGCGATCCTGCTCGCGGGTGCCATCGCCATGACCATCCAGGCGCTCGTCATCCCGCGCCTCGACCTGCGCACGGACGCGGAGAAGGCGCCCAAGCCGTACCGCCTCCTCAGGCTCGACCCGGAGGCCCGCGCCGAGCTGCGGGAGTGCCTGGACGCCGGCCGCGACTACGACGCGTGCTTCGCCCAGATCGGGTACGAGCCGATGGTCGACGTCATCTACCGGTCCGGCAGCCGACCCTAGCCAGGCAGGTCAGGGCCCCTCCGGCGTCGTATACGGGCCTATGCGCAAGCTGCTCGCGGTCGCCGCCGCCCTCGCCCTGTCCGCCGCTCCGTCGTCCTCGGGCTCCCCTGGCCCCGGGTACCTGGACAAGACGAGCAACGTCGAGTTCGTCGCGAACATCCCGCTCGACGCCGACACGGCCGGCGCGCGGCTGCTCGGGAAGAAGTTCTACGTCCTGACCGCGAAGGGCCTGACGATCTACGACGTCAGCAACCCCACCCTGCCGCTGCCGATGGGCTTCACGCCGCTCCCGCACACGCCCAACCAGGAGCGCGAGGACGTCGACACCAACGGCAAGATCCTCGTCGCGGGGCAGTCGTACACCGGGATCCTCTACGTCGTCGACGTCTCCAACCCCAACGTCCCCACGCTGATCTCCACGCTGCGCGGCGCCGCCGGCCACACCAACACCTGCGTGCTGTCCTGCAAGTGGGTCTACAGCTCCGACGGCGAGATCGTCGACCTGCGCGACCCCAAGAACCCCAAGCTGGCCGGCAGCTGGCGCGGCGTGGGTGGCGTCACCGGCTCGCACGACTGGACCGAGGTCAGCCCCGGCCTGCTCGTGGGCGCGACCAGCCCGGTCGTCTACCTCGACGCCCGCAAGAACCCCGCCAAGCCGAAGCTCATCGCCTCCGGCCGCCTCCCCGACAGCCGCTACGTCCACGGCAACGTCTGGCCGCGCGGCGGCAAGGACCGCTTCCTCCTGGTCGGCAGCGAGAGCGGCATGATGTGCGGCGACCCCAAGGACGGGTCGTTCATGGTGTACGACACCAAGAACCACGCGAAGACGAAGAGCTTCAAGTACCTCGGCGACTACTCGCTCACGCCCGGCCTGTTCACCGAGGGCCGCGCCGAGGTCAACCAGCACTGCGGGCACTGGTTCCAGCCGCACCCGTCGTTCAAGGACGGCGGCCTGGTGGCGGTGGCCTGGTACGGCTTCGGCACCCGCTTCGTCGAGGTGACCAAGACCGGCAAGATCGTCGAGAAGGGCTGGTTCCTCGGCGGCGGCGCGGCCTCGTCGGCGTACTGGATCAGCCCCGACGTCGTCTACTCCCTCGACTACGTCCGCGGCATCGACATCATCAAGTTCGACCGCAAGGCGAAGCCGACCAGCAGCGGCAACGGCCAGTGGAACCC from Frankiaceae bacterium includes:
- a CDS encoding homogentisate 1,2-dioxygenase, producing MVMESKGRVAKATHVGIPADLTEEEHGRAAFAGPVSHLYRTIPATAWVDVDGPLRPSAYDLNRLSGEETEVLYNDDLRIRVDRRAEAVPYASRNADGDEIAFVHHGSGVLQTDYGPLPYDAGDYLVIPKGTVHRWVPSGGESFLLVIESAAAVTMPDFGLMGRHAVVDPKVLVTPTPWDEPPADWTGDGDGSWRVRVKRLHAWTTFTYPHNPFTAVGWAGDLAPFRLHTSDIRPVVSARYHLPPSVHTTFRCGRFDVATFVPRPFETDPESLRVPFFHANVDNDEVIFYSRGDFFSRKGIGEGWLSLHPQGAPHGPQPGAAERAAAKETAEELAVMVECTAPLSVSNEAKEAEDPAYTTSWARGMGLVDG
- a CDS encoding ABC transporter ATP-binding protein; the protein is MRRGGTTIDATATPGTTTTSAAARAVGASKVYGHGDTQVTALHDVTVDFERGRFTAIMGPSGSGKSTLMHCLAGLDDLSAGKVYVGDVDLTTLDERRLTTLRRDKIGFVFQAFNLIPTLSALENITLPAALAGREPDRAWLDTVIATVGLGDRLTHRPSELSGGQQQRVAVARALAGRPDIVFADEPTGNLDSRSGAEILSFARQAVDDLGQTIVMVTHDPGAAAYADRVVFLADGRIVDELADPTAERVLDRMKSLEG
- a CDS encoding class II aldolase/adducin family protein; this encodes MPKEPAMPSILPSNRPELQYLSMPTFANVEEERLHRKQRLAAGFRLFSKFGFEEGIAGHITARDPEFPDHFWVNPFAMPFSQIRVSDLILVNHEGEVVDGKHPVNAAAFAIHSQVHAARPDCVAAAHSHSIHGKAFSALGMELEPITQDVTAFYGHHALFDDYTGVVLDVEEGKRIAHALGDNKAVILRNHGLLTVGTTVDAAVWWFVTMERSCQAQLLAMAAGPRVLIDADQAGKTHKQVGSEIAGWISFQPLYARIVREQPDLLD
- a CDS encoding methyltransferase domain-containing protein, with the translated sequence MRAEAAARAALVSPSLLPVAATLLALAGVRTGETVVDVCCGAGLLTHPLGAAAGETGRVYGVDADEGLLTYARDRRPSAVRWVRGAPTRLPLAGESAAKVVCGASHRVADVPAALAEWARVLVPGGRVALCAWGAFADDDAERAVRGVARGGAVRMLDLRALLTEAGLRVQHASEETVAVPFPAAEAYAAWRLSFGGRVAATHVKRVAAALGNGPVVAGAFVRYASALRT
- a CDS encoding fumarylacetoacetate hydrolase family protein, producing MRWCSWTGEEGGTGRLGALRERDGEEWLLDVASWAASREATAPADLVDLLEASEATQQRVTELVETANDDSPGWLRPASVRMLAPLRAPNSLRDFLAFRDHVERGAARRGTTVPEPWDRLPVYYKGNRRSISGDGDEVAWPSYTERLDYECEIAAVVGRGGRDLSEDDARAAIFGYVVMNDWSARDIQRDEMACWLGPAKAKDFNTSFGPVLVTADEWDPEDDHEMTVTVDAEVWSRGTTAGRRWTFAQMLAHVSRDEDVYPTDVLGSGTFGGGCGLDIDRWLAPGQTVTLAVEGLGTLTNRVVR
- a CDS encoding FtsX-like permease family protein encodes the protein MFRIALKGLLARKLRLFTTSLAVLLGVAFMAGTLVLTDTIGRTFDSIFAEATAGTDAVVRGKSAISLDFGTQRARVPATIVDTVRGVDGVADAEGLVEGYAQIVGRDGKAVGDPGQGAPTFGRNWLTVPALNPFRLVEGDPPAADDEVVLDRFTAGEAGVGIGDTATVLVEKGPQRVRVVGIATFGDADGSGGPTHVMWTGAAAQRLVGEPGSYDSVAAVADPGVSQEALRDRLAAAVPGDTEVITGEELTEENQSIVRKALGFFSTFLLTFAIVALLVGSFMIHNTFTIIVAQRGREMALMRAVGASRRQVLTGVLMEAVAVGLLASVLGMFAGIGIAAGLKGVLAGFGIDIPAGGIVFTAKTAVMSLIAGLGVSVASAYFPARRASKVPPVAAMRDLAFEHTGGSRRRTIVGATITAIGALLLFNGLFGDAGNALANVGAGAVVIFFGVAVLGPVFARPVSRLIGAPLPRLRGVTGRLARENAMRNPKRTASTAAALMIGVGLVGFITIFAASAKTSINESIDKAFTGDFVVDSGTFGFGGLSPELAASLKKLPEVRAAAGFRMGQAKIDGGTRYLGAVDPEEFGQIIDLDIAEGSFEDLRGDTFAVDTATARDQKWKVGTEVPAQFAHTGDKTLRLAAIYRRVDAGGQYLLPLETYAANFGQQFDARVFVSRAEGVTPEAARKAVEAVTAAYPNATLQDQTEFKEAQSAQINQMLGLIYVMLALAIVIAFLGIMNTLALSIFERTRELGLLRAVGMTRRQLRSAVRWEAVIIALFGTLLGLVVGLFFGWSLVQALKDSGIHKLTVPTGQLLFIVLIGALAGVAAAALPGRRAARLDVLKAITTE
- a CDS encoding PD-(D/E)XK nuclease family protein — encoded protein: MTAIDERPALATLSPSRGSDFKSCPLKYRLRVVDRLPEAPTRDATRGTVVHAVLEQLFDLPASERTIERAGDLLAPAWERIAAAEPDVAALFEADDPDLVAWLESARVLLGNYFALEDPARLEPAERELYVTHELPELGVRLHGYVDRLDRSPTGRVRVVDYKTGKAPGVAYEASALFQLKFYALLLWRSEGVIPEALRLIYLGDVVTVDYRPDEDELRRFERTLVALWQAIKRANDTGDWRPRRSALCGWCSFQAYCPEFGGTIPDLPPPRAEPVAEPVAQTGPENVPA